The following are from one region of the Aequoribacter fuscus genome:
- a CDS encoding aminopeptidase P family protein, with the protein MAVLSELRHQMQRQGLDALIVPRADEFLGEYIPESNERMRFVSKFTGSAGLVIVTLTSAAVFVDGRYTVQVKRQVDTADFEIGDLSDAQAMAWVEANTDVKGNIGVDAKTVCQTQFERWQSLLGGRELLDTQQNVIDAVWADRPEVVARQGFSLAERYTGESSLSKRTRLGQTLQSMGLDGFWVFLPESVSWLLNVRGSDIPQLPILQSHALLKADGSVQWFIESSRLPADWQAHVGTGVTAHNPSELESVLASCSGQNVGADPLNTNAASWQTMLAQGVNVIAKACPIMAAKAAKNAVEVEGTRQAHKRDAAAKAAFLAWIDESVAAGTFPDEAELADKLHEFRCQNPEFLEPSFSTISAAGPNGALCHYNHRNGLPGPLVNNSLYLVDSGGQYLDGTTDVTRTVAIGQPTPEMRRNFTLVLKGHIALARIRFPKGTSGMQLDSLARQFLWQHELDFEHGTGHGVGSYLSVHEGPQRIAKLGSPTPLEEGMIVSNEPGYYEEDQYGIRCENLQVVVPGERDGFYAFETLTLLPFDCRLMVVDMLTADEISWINQYHARVCNEISPLVDSATRDWLQRATAPLPL; encoded by the coding sequence GTGGCAGTGCTTTCAGAGTTGCGTCACCAAATGCAGCGGCAGGGTTTAGATGCGTTAATCGTTCCGCGCGCCGATGAGTTTTTAGGGGAATATATCCCCGAATCAAATGAGCGTATGAGATTTGTGAGCAAATTCACGGGATCGGCGGGTTTAGTGATTGTGACGCTGACCAGTGCGGCTGTATTTGTGGATGGGCGCTACACCGTTCAGGTCAAACGTCAGGTCGATACGGCCGATTTTGAAATTGGTGATTTAAGTGATGCCCAAGCCATGGCGTGGGTTGAAGCGAATACAGACGTCAAGGGCAACATTGGTGTCGACGCTAAGACCGTATGTCAGACGCAATTTGAGCGCTGGCAAAGTTTGTTGGGTGGCCGTGAGCTGCTTGATACGCAACAAAATGTCATTGATGCTGTATGGGCAGACCGACCTGAGGTCGTTGCGCGGCAAGGTTTTAGTCTTGCGGAACGTTACACCGGTGAGTCTTCGCTATCAAAACGCACTCGCCTAGGCCAAACACTGCAATCGATGGGATTGGATGGCTTTTGGGTATTCTTACCCGAGTCTGTTTCTTGGCTGTTAAACGTGCGCGGGAGTGATATTCCCCAATTGCCAATTTTGCAAAGCCACGCGCTGTTAAAAGCAGACGGGAGTGTTCAATGGTTTATCGAATCCTCACGACTTCCAGCCGATTGGCAAGCCCATGTGGGTACCGGTGTAACGGCGCATAATCCGAGTGAATTAGAGAGCGTCTTAGCGTCTTGTTCAGGTCAAAACGTAGGCGCAGATCCGCTGAATACCAACGCGGCTTCTTGGCAGACGATGTTGGCTCAAGGTGTGAATGTGATCGCCAAGGCTTGCCCGATTATGGCCGCTAAGGCTGCTAAGAACGCGGTCGAAGTCGAAGGTACTCGACAGGCGCACAAACGTGATGCGGCGGCGAAAGCGGCCTTTTTAGCCTGGATTGACGAGAGCGTGGCTGCGGGTACATTCCCAGATGAAGCAGAATTAGCCGATAAGCTTCACGAGTTTCGCTGTCAAAATCCTGAGTTCTTAGAGCCATCCTTCAGCACCATTTCGGCCGCTGGTCCCAACGGCGCTCTGTGTCATTACAATCATCGCAATGGGCTGCCCGGACCTCTGGTGAACAACTCGCTCTACCTAGTCGATAGTGGTGGACAGTATTTAGACGGCACAACCGATGTGACTCGAACGGTCGCGATTGGACAACCGACGCCCGAAATGCGACGCAACTTCACGTTGGTGCTGAAGGGGCACATTGCCCTGGCGCGCATCCGCTTCCCAAAAGGTACCTCGGGGATGCAGCTCGACAGTTTGGCGCGTCAGTTCTTATGGCAACACGAGCTGGATTTTGAGCACGGTACGGGGCATGGTGTAGGGAGTTATCTGAGCGTTCATGAAGGTCCCCAGCGTATCGCTAAGTTAGGTAGTCCAACGCCTTTGGAAGAAGGCATGATTGTCTCCAACGAGCCTGGCTACTATGAAGAGGACCAATACGGTATCCGCTGTGAAAATCTGCAGGTTGTCGTTCCCGGCGAACGCGACGGCTTTTACGCATTTGAGACGCTGACTTTGCTGCCGTTCGATTGTCGCCTAATGGTAGTGGACATGTTGACCGCCGATGAAATAAGCTGGATAAATCAATATCATGCGCGTGTATGTAACGAGATAAGCCCCTTGGTGGATTCTGCTACGCGCGACTGGCTGCAGCGAGCAACGGCCCCTTTGCCGCTTTGA
- the gspN gene encoding type II secretion system protein N, which yields MKLRYALSLVLVVFVGSVLVNTPASFLVKPLAQQHVYLEGVHGSIWRGKAQSLSARANGEIISWGQVEWQLSPMSLLSLSPTVAFSTELGSQWMQAKVTLDSLESIQLENVRGRIPAAIVRLFAPLAVDGAFEFSFPDLQWSQSRGVLALTGSLRWIDAVWLTQTDRVRLGSYELALTSEGPDIIGSVTTLKGAVQAAGELRAKDQNYTVDLLIEPSGPAEQRLRQNLSLLAQPEGEGLRIKLSGQY from the coding sequence TTGAAACTGCGCTATGCCTTGAGTCTAGTTCTGGTGGTGTTCGTGGGTAGTGTGCTCGTGAATACCCCCGCCAGCTTTCTGGTGAAACCGCTGGCTCAACAACATGTCTATCTAGAGGGCGTTCACGGGTCGATTTGGAGGGGCAAAGCCCAAAGTTTGTCGGCGCGTGCTAACGGCGAAATTATCAGTTGGGGGCAGGTCGAATGGCAGTTATCGCCGATGAGTTTGCTGTCGTTGTCGCCAACCGTCGCGTTTTCCACCGAGCTCGGCAGTCAATGGATGCAGGCCAAAGTGACCCTGGATTCCTTGGAATCGATACAATTAGAGAATGTTCGGGGCCGTATTCCTGCCGCCATTGTGCGCTTGTTTGCACCACTGGCAGTAGACGGTGCCTTTGAATTCAGCTTTCCGGATTTGCAGTGGTCGCAAAGCCGAGGTGTATTGGCCTTGACGGGATCTTTGCGCTGGATAGATGCGGTATGGCTAACACAGACCGATCGCGTTCGTTTGGGTTCTTACGAGTTGGCTCTGACTTCTGAGGGGCCAGATATCATCGGTTCCGTTACCACCCTCAAAGGTGCTGTCCAGGCAGCAGGCGAATTGCGAGCCAAAGATCAAAACTACACGGTTGATTTGTTGATTGAGCCTAGTGGTCCAGCCGAACAGCGTTTGCGTCAAAATCTATCGTTACTTGCGCAGCCCGAGGGTGAGGGATTGCGCATCAAATTATCAGGTCAGTATTGA